CCCAAGCGGTCTGCGACGGCGTACTCTCACCGACGCCCATCAGCTTCCGGTCACCGTAGCTGGCGCAGGTCTCGCCCCACCCGCCGTCTTCATTCTGGCAAGAGTTGAGCCACTGCGTGCCGCGCATGATGAACGCTTCGCGCGGGTTCAAACCTAGCGCCGTTAGGCCGCAGATGACCATGTGCGTGCCGTAGATGTAATTGACGCCCCACCGTCCCCACCAGCAGCCTTCCGGCTCTTGCTTGCTCTTGATGAAGGCGACCGCACGCTCAATCTTCTCACGCGGTGCGGCGTAGCCAGTCACGCCAAGCATCTCCAGGATGTGTCCCGTCAAATCCGCCGTCGGCGGGTCAATCATGGCCTTGAGGTCGCCGTAAGGGATTTCGTTGAGAATCTCCAGATCATTGTCCACATCGAACGCGCCCCACCCGCCGTTTTTGCTCTGCATGGAGAGCGTCCACTCAATCGCTAGCTCGATGCGCCGCCGCTTTTCAGCTTCGTCCGGCAGCTTCAGCCGATGAAGCGCCATCGTCACCACAGCCGTGTCGTCTACATCGGGAAAGAAATCGTTCCAGAACTCAAACGCCCAACCGCCGGCTGGGCCGGTCTTGTTTTTGAAGCGCCAGTCACCGTCGCGCAGGATTTGCTTGGAAAGCAGCCATTCCCCGGCTTTGACCAACGCCGGGTGGTCGTTCGGGAGGCCCGAATCCAGCAACGCCAAAATGGTCAGGCCCGTATCCCAGACGGGCGATACGCAGGGCTGTGTGTGAAATTCGTCCTCGGTCTCAATACAGAACCGTTCGACTGCCTCAATACCCTTCCGCATCACTGGGTGGTCGGGCGCGTAGCCACGACAGTACAGCCCCAGCAGTGAGTTGAGCATCGCTGGGATAATGCCGCCCCAGTCGCCGCTTTCGTCCTGATGCTCAAGCGTCCAGCGTTCAGCCAGCGCCAGCGCTTCGGCTTTGCGCGGTGAAAAATCCAAGCGCTCCATCAGCTTGAGAACTTTGTCCAGACCGATGAACACACCACCGAGCGACCACATCCCGTCGGGATTAGGTAGCGCAAGGTCAGCGGCAGCGCGACCTTCGACGTACAACTCGTCCACGTCCCCGCCGGGAACCGTCGTGACCGGCTTTTTGTCGTAGACCAGTAGGAGCGGCACGGTAGAGCTGCGCGCCCAGCTGGCCAGTTCATAGATGGTGAACGGAAACCAGTCCGGCAGCAGCATGATCCATGGCGGGAGCGCCGGGCAGCCCTCCCACGGAAACGCGCCAAACAGCGCCAAATGAATCTTGGTGAAGACGCGCGCTTTTGTAACGCCGCCGCGCGCCAGAATAAACGCCCGCGCCCGCACCATATGCGGCGCGTCAGGCGGGTCGCCCAGCAATTTGAGCGCGAAATAGGCTTCAATGCTGGTGGAAAGCTCGCCGCCGTCGCCGTAGTAGAGTTCCCAGCCGCCGTGGTCGCGCTGCTGACGACGCAAATACGTTCGGATTTTCGCCAACTGCCGCGTGCGGGTCTTGTCCGTGCCGAGGATTTTGTGAAGAAAGACGTATTCCGCTGTCAGCGTCACATTCGCTTCAAGCTCCGCCCACCAGTAACCTTCAGGGTACTGTTTCGAGAGCAAGTAGTCTTGGGCGCGGGCGATGGCAGCGTTGACGGCGGCGGCTGAGGCCGGAGCCGCTGGACGAACGGTGCGCAGCGCAGGCGCGATGGGCGATTCGACAACGGGTTGAACAAAGCGAGGCGCAAATCCGGTCATGTGGACGTTTTCCTTTAGGTTTTAGGCAAAGCTGATGGATTTTTGAGCGACGGTGAACCGTCGTTGCGAAGCCGCGAACTCTACACGAAAAACGGCGACTGCGCCTACCACACAAGGCTTGGCGAGGCCGTCCCAAGGAACGCATGGGCTTGGCGCGAAACAACGGCGCAGTGTAAGCTCGCGGTAAGGTCGTTGGTTTCACTTTTCCCGGATTAGGTGCTTCTCAATGGCGACGGCAAATGACGCAGCGACGGGGACCGCGCTCCGACAACATCCTTCCCGCAGTGGTTTTGGTTTGCGCGCCGAAGTTCACGACAACATCAAAAACGACTTCGACAGCCCGCTGGTGCAACGCATCAAGGCCGCCGGCGGGACACATCGCGTTGGACGGCTGACCTTTCGGCTCGCTCAGGAGTTTGGTTTTTGCTACGGCGTGGATCACGCGCTGGACTTGGCTTATGAAACGCACGTTCGGTTTCCCAACCGGCGCATCTATCTGACGGGCGAAATTATTCACAACCCGACGGTCAACGAGCAGTTGGCCAAGATGGGCTATTGTTTCCTGCAGCCGGGCGATGAAGTCACCGCCGACGACATTGTGTTGATTCCGGCTTTCGGCGCGCCGACCCACGAACTGGAACGCCTCAAAAACATCGGCTGTTTACTGGTGGATACGACGTGTGGCTCAGTCGTCCACGTCTGGAAACGGGTGGAAAAATACGCCCGCGAAGGTTTTACGGCGATCATTCACGGCAAGTACGATCACGAGGAAACCAAGGCGACGCGCTCCCGAACGACGCTGTACGAAGGCGGGAAGTTTTTGGTCATCCGTGATCGTGCTCAGGCGCAGGATGTGTGTGACTACATTGAAGGGCGCGGCGATCGCGCGGCGTTTTTGGCGAAGTACGCGCCGGTGGCGACGCCGGGGTTTGACCCCGACCGCGACTTGGAGCGCGTCGGTCTGGCCAATCAGACGACGATGCTTTCGAGCGAGTCGCTGGAAATCGCCGAGATGATTCGGCAGGCGATGCTGCGGCGTTACGGAGCCGAAGAACTCAAAGCCCGCTTCCGGTCGTTCGACACGATATGCAGCGCCACACAGGAGCGTCAGGACGCCATTCTCAAGCTGATTGAGGAGCCGCTGGATTTGGTCATCGTCGTCGGCGGCTACAACAGCAGCAATACGGAGCACCTGTGCGAAATCGCCTCGGAACGCTGGCCGACCTATCACATCAACGCGCCGGAGTGTTTGGTTTCATCCCGTGAGATTCGGCACAAGCCCGCTTTCAGCAAGCACGAGACGACTTCGTGGGATTGGCTGCCGGCCGGCGAAGTCACCATCGGCATTACCGCCGGTGCGTCAACGCCGAACAAAGTGGTCGGCGACTGCATCGAGCGCATTGCCCGTTTGGCGGGCGCGGCGTAGTGAGGGACGGTGCTATGCTCGGCGGCGTCGGACAACAGGGCGAGGAATTTCGGCAGACGGTTAAGCATCCGCTGCTGTCGCCGGCGGTCGTCAAGCGGCTCTCTGTACTGTCGCCGTGGCGGGCGACAGCTTCGTTGGCGCTGGATTGGGGCGTCATTCTCGGTCTGGTCACGACGACGCTGTGGGTCAATCATCCCGCTCTGTGGTGCCTCGCGCCCTTTGGGATCGCCGCCGCGCAGCATGGTTTGGCGATTCTGGCGCACCAAGCGGCGCACTACCGCATGTTCCAGACGCGGTGGCTCAACGACGCGGTTGGGATGCTCTGCGCCGCGCCGCTGGGCGTTTCGATGCACACCTACCGCATCCTGCACCGCATCCACCACAACCACCTCTACACGCCGGCCGACCCGGACATGGCGCTGATGGCCGGTTATCCGCGTGGACGGTGGAAACTGGCGAAAAAGTTCATCAAAGACCTGTTGGGTGTCACGGCTGTCAAGAACTACCTGTACTTCTTCGGCAAGCCGCTGCGGAAAGCGACGCCGGACGGACCAGCTGTGCATATGTCCATGGTGGACGATACTTCGGAGGCGCTGCGGCGGGCGGCGCGCGCCGACCAGCGCCTTGTTGTCATTCTGCACATAGTTCTGCTTGGCGCGGCGGTCGCCACTGGTTGGTGGCCGACGTACTTCGTCCTGTGGCTACTACCGCTGGTGACGTTGCTTCAGTTTGTGCTGCGGCTGCGGGCGCTATGCGAGCATGGAGCGGTGACGGACACCTCGACGCCGCTGCGCGCGGCGCGGACGAATCTCGTGCCGTGGTACGTTCGCGTCTGGCTCTTCCCACACCAAATGCACTACCACATTGAGCATCACCTGTATCCGAGCATCCCGCACTATCGGCTGCCGGAATGCCATGCGGCGCTGCGTGACATCGGCGCGCTTGACGACGCTGAAGTATCGGCGTCGCTGCGCGCAACGTGGCGCAAGTTTTTTGCCCCTGCTGCGCCGACGGCGACCAAGACGATGGCATAGTCATAACTCACGGCTTTGCCCCCTAGCGCGCAGCGGTATCCGGTCGGAAACGGCGTCAAGTGTTTAGCGTGCGGCGGCGTTCCCTTCGGAGACATCACGCCCACGCCATCGTCCGACGTTTTCACCAGTCTTCAGAGAGACCGCCCAAGTTCACTTCCTGCCTCCGGTTGACTTTCGAAAACCGCCGGCGAGAAACGCGGCGGCGACCTCGCGCGGCGTCCGCTTTTCGCCGTCCACGGCGTCGTTCAAACGCCGCATCGTGTCCGTGTCAATCACGCCGTCCAGCGCGCGAACGGCCTCCGCCAATTCCGGCGTCGCCTCCCACGCCGCCCGCCGAACAACGTACACCGCTTGGTAGGGCGGGAAATACCGACGGTCGTCTTCCAACGCGACCAAATCGAGCGCAGCGATCAAACCGTCGGTGGCGTTGCCGGCGATGATGTCGAGTTCACCCGCCGCCAGCGCCCGGTACGTCAGCGACAACTCCATTTCACGCGGCGTCTCGAAACGAAAACCATAGGCCGCACAAAATCCGGCGTAGCCGTCCGCCCGCGACATGAAATCCTGTCCAAAACCGGCTCGCCACCGGAGCGGCGCACGCGCCGCGTCGGAAATCGTCCGCAGGCTGTACTGCATCGCCGTTTGCCGCCGAACCAGAATGGCGAAGTCGTTCCGAAAACCAAGCGGCGGCCCGACGACCAAACCAAAGCGCGCTGCGTAGTCGCGCCGCACGCCTGCGTACACCGCCTGCGGATCGGTCAGCGGGCGTTCCCCCAGAATGGCCGTCCACGCCGTTCCAGTGTATTCGGGATACACGTCAATCGCGCCGGCCAACAACGACTCATGCGCCAAGTGGCCGCCCAACTCGAAGCGCCGCTCAACGGCGACGCCCTGCGCTTCAAGCCGCTGCGCCAAAATCTCCGCCAGAATGACCGACTCGGTGAAATCCTTCGACCCAACCACAACTGGGCGACGACTAACTTTGGCGACCGGTGAAGCGGCGCGGTAGCTCCACGCGACCGGTAAAAAAATCAACGCCAGTCCCGCTGCGGCTGCCAAACGTCTTGACGTTTGCGGCGCCGCCGGTGGCGGCGGTCGCCGCTCGAACGCGGCAAAGACGGCGTCCGCCAAAAGCGCCAGCAGCGCCGCCAAAACGCCGCCGGTGACAAGCAGCCGATTGTCGTTCTGTCGCAACCCGCGAAAGATGAACGCGCCGAGACCGCCCGCACCGACGGCGGCCGCAATCGTCGCCGTTCCGACGGCGAGCGTGACGGCTGTTCGTACGCCGGCCAAGATGACGTTCGCCGCCAACGGCAACTCAACGTAGCGCAACCGTTGCCAACCGGTCAGTCCCAGCGCCTCGGCCGCCTCCCGCACGCTCGGCTCCACACCCAAGATACCGGTCGCCGTGTTGCGTACGATGGGCAGCAGCGCGTAGAGCGTCAGCGCCACGATCGCCGTTCGCGCGCCGATGCCGCCCAGCCACGGCAGCGGCAACAGCAGTCCGAACAGCGCCAGACTCGGCACGGTCTGCACAATGTTGACGACCATGAACACCGCGTTGCGCAGCTGCGGCCGCCGCGCCGCCGCAATCCCCAGCGGGACGCCGATCATGACCGCCAACACCGTCGCCGCAACGACCAACCACACGTGCTCACGCCACGCGACAAGCAGGCCTGTTCGGTTGTCAACGATGAAATCCCACCACGTCATCACCGGCCGGCCGCCCGTACGTACGCCTGCACTTCCGGTACGTCAAGCTGCGGGAAATCGCCCGGCGTCGCGTCGGCGACAAGTTTTCCTTCCGCCAACAGGCAAATCCGCGTTCCGATCCGCAAGGCTTCCTGGAGGTCATGCGTCACAAACAGGACGGTTTTGTTCAACGTGCGCGCTAAGTCCGCAAACTCCTGTTGCAACCGCGCCCGCACGACCGGATCAAGCGCGCCGAACGGTTCATCCAGCAGCAATAGCTCCGGATCAAGCGCCAACGCCCGCGCCACACCGACGCGCTGCCGTTCACCGCCTGATAGTTCCGCCGGGAAACGCTGCGCGTAGGCCGCCGGGTCAAGTCCGACCAATTCCAGCAACGCCGCCACCCGCGCTTGGCGCTCCGCCGCCGGACGCCCTTCCAATTCGAGCAGCAGGCCGACGTTGCGCGCGACGGTGCAATGCGGAAACAAGCCGGCGTCCTGCATTACGTAGCCAATGCGTCGCCGCAGCTGAATCAGATCCCATGCGGCCGTTGGCCGACCTGCAACCCACACTTCCCCAGCCGTTGGTTCAAGGAGGCGGTTGACAAGCTTGAGCAGTGAAGTTTTCCCACTCCCCGACGCGCCTAGCAACATGACGATTTCACCCCGGCTAATCGTGAGACTCACGCCTCTAAGAACGCTGGTTTGTCCGCGCGTTAGGTGAACCTGGCGCATTTCGACCGGGGCTGGTTCAATCTCCGGCATCGCGGCGCGCGTGTTCTTGTTGGTGCTTGGCGCTTGGTGCGCCACCGGTCCGTCATCTCACGGCGGCTTCGAAAGGCGCTATTCAGTCGAAGCGACGCCCTTGTTTTCCAGCGCGTTGCGCAGCGCGTGCCACGGCAGGCTAGCGCACTTGACGCGCACCGGGTAGTGACTGACGTTCTCAAACATTGTCAGCTTGCCAAGATGGTGTTCCTCGCGCGCTGGGTCGAGTTCACCCTTGACCAGCCGGTGAAACTCGTCGAAGAGCTGCTCTGCCTCAGCGCGTTTCTTGCCCTTCACGCTGGTGGTCATCATCGAGGCCGACGCCATGCAAATCGCGCACCCGCTCCCCTGAAACGCCACATCCTCCAACGTTTCGTCGTCGCCGACCTTCACGTACACCGTCACCCGGTCGCCGCAGAGCGGGTTCGCGCCCTCACACTTGTAGTCGGCGTTTTCAATCGGCCGAAAGTTCTTCGGGTGCTTGCTGAGGTAAATAATCTGTTCGCCGTAAAGACTCTTGTTGCTCATGGCTGGTTGACGCCTACACGGCAAAGACGGCGATGGCTTTCTCAATCGCCGCACCGAGGGCTTCAATCTCCGACGGCAGGTTGTAGAACGCAAACGACGCGCGCGCCGTCGCCGGCACGCCGTAGCGCGCCATCACCGGCTGGGCGCAGTGATGGCCGGCGCGGATGGCGACGCCCTCCTGATCGAGCAGCGTTCCAATGTCGTGCGGATGAATCCCGTCAACCACAAACGACACAATCGCCGCCTTCCGCCGCGCCGTTCCAATAATCCTAACGCCGGGGATGGCGGACAGTCGCGCCGTCGCTTGCTCCAGCAGTTCGTGCTCGTAGGCGGCGATAGCTTCCAACCCGATGTTGCGCAGATACTCAAGCGCCGTCCCAAGCCCAATGACTTCGGCGATGGGCGGCGTCCCGGCTTCAAACTTGTGTGGAATCGGCGCGTACGTCGTCTTCTCGAACGTGACGCTTTCGATCATGTCGCCGCCGCCGAGAAAAGGATTCATCCGCTCAAGCCATGCCGCCTTGCCGTAGAGGACGCCGACGCCCGTCGGGCCGCAGGCCTTATGGCCGGAAAACACGTAGAAATCACAGTCCAGCGCCTGTACGTCCACCGGCATGTGCGGGGCCGCCTGTGCGCCATCCACCAGCACCGGTACGCCGTGGGCGTGCGCCAGTCGGATGATCTCCTCGACCGGGTGAATCGTCCCCAGCGCGTTGGAAACATGCCCGACCGCCACCAGTTTCGTCCGGTCGGTGAGCAGCTTTTCGTAGGCTTCCAGAATCAACTCGCCCCGGTCGTCCACGGGGATGACGCGCAGCCGTGCGCCCTTTTCTTCGCACAACATCTGCCACGGCACGATGTTGGCATGGTGTTCGGTCGCCGAGATGATGATCTCGTCGCCTTCGCCGACAAATTTCCGCCCATAGCCGTGCGCCACCAAGTTGATGCCCTCGGTTGTGCCCTTTGTGAAAATGATTTGGCGCGTCTCCGGCGCGTTGAGGAGTTGCGCCGCCGTCCGCCGCGTCGCCTCGTACGCCCGCGTCGCCTCGGCGGACAGCAGGTGAATGCTGCGCCGAACGGTCGAGTACTCCTCCGTATAGAACCGATGCATCCGGTCAATGACGACCTGCGGCTTCTGGCTAGTCGCCGCGTTGTCGAGATACACCAGCGGACGACCGTTGATCGTGCGCCGAAGCGTTGGAAAATCCGCCCGCAGCGCCACGGCGTCGAGAGTCGCAGCCGTCGCCGGTACCGCCTGAGCCGTCATATCGCAGTTTCTCCGTGAGACGATGAGGATGATTCGACGCGGGCCGCCAACGCGCCGTCGAGTCGAACCCGAAGTGAGGGGACAGGGAGTTTTTCGCTGACTTCCCGCGCAAAGCCGAATGTCAGCAGCCGCCGCGCCTCGGCGGCCGGCAAACCACGGCTGCGCAGGTAGAAAATCTCGTCTTGGTCAAGTTGCCCGACCGTCGCGCCGTGGCCGCATTTGACATCGTCGGCGAAAATCTCCAGTTGCGGTTTCGTGTCGGCACGCGCCGTCCTTGAAAGCAACAAATTTTTGTTGGTTGTGATGGCATTGGTGCGCTGTGCGCCGTGTCGGACAAGTACGCGCCCGTCGAAGACGCCATGCGCCTGACCGTCAAACACGCCCTTGTAGAGAACCTCACTCGTGCAGTCCGGTACGGCGTGATCCACCACGACATGCGTATCGGCCAGTTGACGGCCGGCAATGGCCTGCAACCCGTACAGTCGGCACTCGCCACCTTCGTCTGTAAACCGGGCATGGATCTCCTGTCGTGAAAGCAGCCCGCCCAAAGCATGGGCGTGGTTTGTGAAGGATGCGCCGCGTCCGACAACCGCCCGCAAGTCGGCGATGTGATAGGCGTGCGCGCCCTCGGTCTGAATCTTGATGTGCGTCAGATGCGCGCCCTGTCCAAGCTGAACGTCCGTTACGGCGTTGGTCAAATACGGGTGCGCGCCAAAACGTCCCTCTTCGTCGCACAGCACGGTGTGAATTTCAGCCACCGTCGCAATCGCGGCCGCATCCAGTTCAATCACGACGCGCGGATGCGTCATCGTGAAGTCGAGCGTCGGCGCAGTGACAAAAAACACGCCGATGGGCGGCGCAACGGCCTTGCCGCGCGGGACACGAATCACCAGTGCCTCCTGCACAAACGCCGTGTTGAGCGCCCGAAACGGCGTGTCCCCCACCGTCGCCGGTTGGAAATCGTCGTTCAACCGTCCGACTTCAACACCCGCCGGTAAGCCGCTCAGGTCGGAAAGCGACGCCTGAAACACGCCGTTGACAAACACTAGGCGCGTCGTCGCAGACTCGTCGAAGAACGGAATGCCCTGCCGTAGCAGGGCGGGGTCTAGACCATCCGCCGTCGCCAGCTGGAAGGGCTGCTTGGTCAGTGGGGCTAGGTTGGTATAGCGCCACGCCTCTTCCTTAACCGTGGGAATGCCCATCCGCTCAAAAGCAGCGAAAGCCGCACTACGCCAATCCGCCGCCGGCGTGCCGGCAAGCGACGTGGTGGACAACGCCGCGAAAGCGGCGGCGAATGGATTGAACGCTCTAGCGGTTTCCGCTTTCATCGCCGTCATGCCCCCACGCCCGCCGCCTTGGATTCAACTTCCTCTCGAACCCAGTCATAGCCGCGTCGCTCAAGTTCAAGCGCCAGCTCCTTGCCGCCTGACTTGACAATGCGCCCGTTGAGCAGCACGTGGACAAAATCCGGCTGGATGTACTCCAACAGCCGCTGGTAGTGGGTGACGAGGATGATGGCATTGTCGTCAGTATGCAGCCGGTTGACCCCGTTGGCTACAATCCGCAGCGCGTCAATGTCCAAGCCCGAGTCGGTTTCGTCCAACACCGCCAGCTTCGGCTCCAAAATTGCCATCTGCAAAATCTCGTTGCGCTTCTTCTCGCCGCCCGAAAAGCCTTCGTTGACGGAACGCTCAATGAACGACTTGTCCATCTCAACGATCTTGATTTTCTCCTGAAGCAGATCGTCGAATTCCAACGGGTCAAGCTCTTCCTCGCCACGATGCTTACGTAGCTGGTTGTAGGCGGCACGCAGGAACGTCGCGTTGCTAACACCGGGAATCTCAACCGGGTACTGAAAAGCAAGAAAAACACCTTCGCGGGCGCGCTCGTCAGGTTCAAGTTCGAGCAGATTTTTGCCGAAATAGAGAACTTCACCTGCCGTCACTGTGTAGTCAGGATGGCCTGCCAAAACCTTGGACAGCGTGCTTTTGCCCGACCCGTTCGGACCCATAATGGCGTGAATTTCGCCAGCTTTAACCGTCAGGTTCACGCCGCGCAGAATAGGGCGACCTTCGATGGACACGTGGAGATTTTTGATTTCAAGCATGGCATACCCCTTAGTCTTTCGTCTCTTGCCGAGCTGTTGAGCCTCACACTGAGCGACGCTGCTACCCGACTGAGTTTTCTAACTTCAGGCCAAGCAACCGCTGCGCCTCGACGGCGAACTCCATCGGCAGCTCGCGGATGACTTCCTTGCAGAAGCCGCTGATGATCATCGAGATGGCGTCTTCCTGTGGAATGCCGCGCTGCATGAAGTAGAAAATCTGCTCCTCGCTGATTTTTGAGGTCGTGGCTTCGTGCTCGACCTTGGCGGTGTTGTTCTGAACCTCGATATATGGGAAAGTGTTTGCCCCGCAGTCATGACCGATGAGCATTGAGTCGCACTGCGTGTAGTTCCGGGCGTTGTCAGCGCTAGGCAGAATCTTGACCAGCCCACGGTAGCTGTTGTTCGACTTGCCGGCCGAGATGCCCTTCGACACGATCCGCGACCGCGTGTTTTTGCCGATGTGGATCATCTTCGTGCCGGTGTCAGCCTGCTGCCGGTGGTTGGTCAGCGCCACCGAGTAGAACTCGCCCACTGAGTTGTCACCGATCAGGATGCAGCTTGGGTACTTCCACGTAATCGCCGAGCCGGTTTCAACCTGCGTCCACGAAATCTTCGAGTTGCGCCCCAAGCATTTGCCGCGCTTGGTGACGAAGTTGTAGATGCCGCCGCGCCCTTCCGCGTCACCGGCATACCAGTTTTGAACCGTCGAGTACTTGATTTCGGCGTCATCGAGCGCAATCAGCTCAACCACGGCGGCATGGAGCTGGTTCTTGTCGTACTTCGGCGCAGTGCAGCCTTCCAGATACGACACCGACGCGCCTTCCTCGCAGATGATGAGCGTCCGCTCGAACTGTCCCGACTCTGCGTTGTTGATGCGGAAATAGCTCGACAACTCCATCGGGCACTGCACGCCCTTCGGCACAAAGACAAACGACCCGTCGCTAAACACGGCCGAGTTAAGCGCCGCAAAGTAGTTGTCGTTGATGGGCACAACCGTCCCAAGGTACTTCCGGACAAGCTCCGGGTGCTCCTTCACCGCTTCGGAGAACGAGCAAAAAATGACCCCGTGTTCGCGGAGCTTTTCTTTGTAAGTGGTCGCTACTGAAACACTGTCGAAGATGGCGTCCACGGCGACGTTCGCCAGCAGCTTTTGCTCATGGAGCGGAATGCCGAGCTTTTCAAAGGTTTCGAGCAGTTCCGGATCCACCTCGTCGAGGCTGTTGAGCTTCTTCTTCGGCTTCGGCGCGGAATAGTAAATGATGTCCTGATAGTCAATCGGCGGGTAGGTGACGTTCTGCCAGGTTGGCTCCGTCATCTTTAGCCACTGCCGATAGGCCTTGAGCCGGAACTCCAGCATAAAGGCCGGCTCTTCCTTCTTGGCGGAAATGAGCCGAATGATGTCTTCGTTGAGGCCGCGCGGGACGACATCTGACTCGATGTCAGTTGTAAAGCCGTACTTGTATTCCTGCGCAGCCAAAGTCGCAGCAAGGGCGCTCATTGTTAGGTTCCTTCCTCAGTCCTTCCCAAAAGAATCTTCAGCGAACGTCACAGGTTTCGCCAGCCCACCGTCGGCGTCACACCGAGATTGCCCCGGTCGGCATCGCCCCACTCGGCGCGGCGCGCTGCAACT
The Chloracidobacterium sp. DNA segment above includes these coding regions:
- the sufC gene encoding Fe-S cluster assembly ATPase SufC codes for the protein MLEIKNLHVSIEGRPILRGVNLTVKAGEIHAIMGPNGSGKSTLSKVLAGHPDYTVTAGEVLYFGKNLLELEPDERAREGVFLAFQYPVEIPGVSNATFLRAAYNQLRKHRGEEELDPLEFDDLLQEKIKIVEMDKSFIERSVNEGFSGGEKKRNEILQMAILEPKLAVLDETDSGLDIDALRIVANGVNRLHTDDNAIILVTHYQRLLEYIQPDFVHVLLNGRIVKSGGKELALELERRGYDWVREEVESKAAGVGA
- the sufB gene encoding Fe-S cluster assembly protein SufB translates to MSALAATLAAQEYKYGFTTDIESDVVPRGLNEDIIRLISAKKEEPAFMLEFRLKAYRQWLKMTEPTWQNVTYPPIDYQDIIYYSAPKPKKKLNSLDEVDPELLETFEKLGIPLHEQKLLANVAVDAIFDSVSVATTYKEKLREHGVIFCSFSEAVKEHPELVRKYLGTVVPINDNYFAALNSAVFSDGSFVFVPKGVQCPMELSSYFRINNAESGQFERTLIICEEGASVSYLEGCTAPKYDKNQLHAAVVELIALDDAEIKYSTVQNWYAGDAEGRGGIYNFVTKRGKCLGRNSKISWTQVETGSAITWKYPSCILIGDNSVGEFYSVALTNHRQQADTGTKMIHIGKNTRSRIVSKGISAGKSNNSYRGLVKILPSADNARNYTQCDSMLIGHDCGANTFPYIEVQNNTAKVEHEATTSKISEEQIFYFMQRGIPQEDAISMIISGFCKEVIRELPMEFAVEAQRLLGLKLENSVG